Proteins encoded by one window of Corynebacterium amycolatum:
- a CDS encoding DUF2631 domain-containing protein yields the protein MSNHEPKEEIYRGVSTLDEPSAKWGWHGISKSAMQKAGWISVIFLLGMTIGNHKGNVENWWLVAIAALIAIGLLLQLFAPQGSQVRTVTGHNKPEGHIEPEWARDQVNGTGVYANLTDSQLRSWNRLPEGQNQ from the coding sequence GTGAGCAACCACGAGCCAAAGGAAGAGATTTACCGCGGCGTCAGCACCCTCGACGAGCCGTCGGCGAAGTGGGGCTGGCACGGCATTAGCAAGAGCGCTATGCAGAAGGCCGGCTGGATTTCTGTGATCTTCCTGCTGGGCATGACCATCGGTAACCACAAGGGCAACGTCGAGAACTGGTGGCTGGTCGCCATTGCTGCCCTTATTGCCATTGGGCTGCTGCTGCAGCTGTTCGCCCCGCAGGGTTCCCAGGTCCGCACCGTTACCGGTCACAACAAGCCGGAAGGCCACATTGAGCCGGAGTGGGCACGTGACCAGGTTAATGGCACTGGTGTCTACGCTAACCTGACCGACTCCCAGCTGCGCTCCTGGAACCGCCTGCCGGAAGGACAGAACCAGTAG
- the rlmN gene encoding 23S rRNA (adenine(2503)-C(2))-methyltransferase RlmN, with amino-acid sequence MASSLPIVLKAPRRGMPATHFADLDVEERKAAVKELGLPAFRADQIARHYYGRLEADPMTMTDLPEADRQKVKDSLFPPLLTPVRHITCDDGETRKTLWRAGDGTLLESVLMKYPGRATLCISSQAGCGMACPFCATGQGGLQRNLSTAEIVDQVREAAATMAAEGGRLTNIVFMGMGEPLANYNRVLAAVHRITRPSPQGFGISMRNVTVSTVGFAPNIRRLADEDLSVTLAVSLHTPDDELRDELVPINNRFTVAEVLDAARYYADKTGRRVSIEYALIRDINDQDWRADLLGKKLHNALGSRVHVNLIPLNPTPGSKWDASPKKQQEEFVRRVQAQGVPCTVRDTRGNEIAAACGQLAAEEV; translated from the coding sequence ATGGCATCTTCACTTCCAATCGTTCTTAAAGCTCCACGTCGCGGCATGCCCGCGACCCATTTTGCGGACCTCGATGTTGAGGAACGGAAAGCTGCGGTCAAGGAACTGGGCCTGCCGGCCTTCCGTGCCGATCAGATTGCCCGGCACTATTACGGTCGGCTCGAGGCTGACCCTATGACGATGACTGATCTGCCGGAAGCAGATCGTCAAAAGGTCAAGGACAGTCTCTTCCCACCTCTGTTGACTCCCGTTCGCCACATCACCTGTGACGACGGCGAGACCCGTAAGACTCTGTGGCGTGCAGGTGACGGTACGCTGCTGGAATCCGTGCTGATGAAGTATCCGGGGCGTGCGACCCTCTGTATCTCCTCACAGGCCGGTTGCGGTATGGCATGCCCATTCTGTGCGACGGGTCAAGGCGGTCTGCAGCGTAATCTTTCCACCGCGGAGATTGTCGACCAGGTTCGTGAGGCCGCTGCTACTATGGCAGCTGAGGGCGGTCGTCTGACCAACATCGTATTTATGGGCATGGGCGAGCCGCTCGCGAACTACAATCGCGTTCTCGCCGCGGTCCATCGCATCACGCGGCCGTCGCCGCAGGGATTCGGCATCTCGATGCGCAATGTCACTGTTTCTACGGTCGGTTTCGCGCCGAACATCCGACGGCTTGCCGACGAGGACCTGTCAGTGACCCTCGCGGTGTCTCTGCACACTCCGGACGATGAGCTTCGCGATGAGCTGGTACCGATTAACAATCGCTTTACAGTGGCGGAGGTACTTGATGCAGCTCGCTATTACGCAGACAAGACTGGCCGTCGCGTATCTATTGAGTACGCTTTGATTCGCGATATTAATGACCAGGACTGGCGTGCAGACCTGTTGGGCAAGAAGCTCCACAACGCTCTGGGCTCACGTGTCCACGTCAACCTCATTCCGCTTAACCCAACTCCGGGTTCGAAGTGGGATGCCTCCCCGAAGAAGCAGCAGGAGGAATTCGTCCGTCGCGTGCAGGCGCAGGGGGTGCCGTGCACGGTCCGCGATACCCGTGGCAACGAGATTGCGGCAGCGTGTGGTCAGCTGGCGGCTGAAGAGGTTTAG
- a CDS encoding lipopolysaccharide assembly protein LapA domain-containing protein, producing MTNANQPNNDSPLFDDAPSHSPNDSVAPAPEQDNLPEPVVDAPTEKDSAPEPAPAPGRRKVKKTTAGSMWVGLVISAVLLIVLLVFILQNQQETALNLFGWTWNFPVGVGMLFAAILGALITALIGGWRMFDLRRQIRKGGN from the coding sequence ATGACTAACGCTAATCAGCCGAATAACGACAGTCCGCTTTTCGATGATGCTCCGTCGCACTCCCCAAATGATTCCGTGGCTCCTGCACCTGAGCAGGACAACCTTCCAGAGCCAGTCGTTGACGCACCGACAGAGAAGGACTCCGCACCGGAGCCAGCGCCCGCCCCTGGCCGGCGCAAGGTGAAAAAGACTACCGCGGGCTCGATGTGGGTTGGCCTGGTCATCAGTGCAGTTTTGCTGATCGTACTGCTGGTGTTCATTCTGCAGAATCAGCAGGAGACCGCACTAAACCTGTTCGGCTGGACCTGGAACTTCCCAGTCGGCGTCGGAATGCTGTTCGCTGCCATCCTCGGCGCCCTCATCACCGCACTCATCGGTGGCTGGCGAATGTTTGATCTGCGCCGCCAGATTCGTAAGGGCGGCAACTAA
- a CDS encoding phosphatidate cytidylyltransferase, producing the protein MPTSKPASNKERVLDELRLIKPRNSAGRNLSVAITVGVALGAVVIISLLLGSLAWTVLVAGAVGLATWEVCERLRESDWQVPRPVLILGGQLMVWLSAYWGIDGLVMGLAATLMLLLVVRLFLHGMAEAPRNWLRDVAVGVFVVMWIPFFAALAVQLVRMDNPWGVDPRLVIVTFMIGVISNDVGGYAAGVMFGKHPMAPKVSPKKSWEGFGGSLVLATITGALCAIFMLHAPWWQGIVLGIALVISATLGDLMESQFKRDLGIKDMSSILPGHGGLMDRLDGMLPSAAMTWLILQLFSLV; encoded by the coding sequence ATGCCAACGTCGAAGCCAGCGTCCAATAAGGAACGTGTTCTAGACGAACTACGGCTTATTAAGCCACGCAACTCAGCAGGCCGGAACCTGTCGGTTGCAATCACGGTGGGCGTAGCACTTGGTGCAGTCGTCATCATCAGCTTGTTGCTGGGGTCGCTCGCATGGACCGTTCTGGTCGCCGGGGCGGTTGGTCTCGCAACCTGGGAGGTCTGCGAGCGGCTCCGTGAGTCCGATTGGCAGGTCCCTCGCCCGGTTCTGATTCTCGGCGGACAGCTGATGGTGTGGTTGTCCGCCTACTGGGGGATTGACGGTTTGGTGATGGGCCTGGCCGCGACCCTGATGCTCTTGCTGGTCGTCCGCCTGTTCTTACACGGGATGGCCGAAGCACCACGGAACTGGCTGCGAGATGTCGCAGTCGGAGTTTTCGTGGTGATGTGGATTCCGTTCTTTGCCGCGCTAGCTGTGCAGCTGGTACGCATGGACAATCCCTGGGGGGTTGATCCGCGTCTGGTCATTGTGACCTTCATGATTGGCGTTATTTCAAATGACGTCGGAGGCTATGCCGCTGGTGTAATGTTCGGAAAGCATCCGATGGCCCCAAAGGTAAGCCCTAAAAAATCCTGGGAAGGGTTCGGCGGCTCTCTTGTACTCGCCACCATTACTGGAGCGCTCTGTGCGATCTTTATGTTGCACGCGCCGTGGTGGCAGGGCATCGTGCTGGGCATCGCCCTGGTTATCTCGGCTACGCTTGGTGACCTGATGGAGTCCCAGTTCAAACGAGATCTGGGGATTAAAGATATGTCCTCGATTTTGCCGGGCCACGGCGGTCTGATGGACCGCCTGGATGGCATGCTGCCATCAGCCGCGATGACGTGGCTGATATTGCAGCTATTCAGCCTAGTTTAA
- the frr gene encoding ribosome recycling factor, with protein MIDEVLLDCEEKYGSSVEHCREELTHIRTGRANPAMFNGVIAEYYGVPTPITQMATISVPEPRMLLIKPYELSVMGDIENAIRNSDLGVNPTNDGQVLRVTIPQLTEERRREMVKVARSKGEDAKIAIRNVRRKGMETLKKIQKDGDAGEDEVQAGEKELDQVTKNYVEQVDSLVERKEAELMEV; from the coding sequence ATGATTGATGAAGTCCTGCTTGACTGTGAAGAAAAGTACGGTAGCTCCGTAGAACACTGCCGCGAGGAGCTGACCCACATTCGCACTGGCCGTGCGAACCCGGCGATGTTCAACGGCGTTATTGCGGAGTACTACGGTGTTCCGACTCCGATTACCCAGATGGCTACCATTTCGGTTCCAGAGCCGCGCATGCTGCTGATTAAGCCGTATGAGCTGAGCGTCATGGGCGACATCGAAAACGCGATTCGCAACTCCGACCTGGGGGTGAACCCGACTAATGATGGCCAGGTCCTGCGCGTAACTATCCCGCAGCTGACCGAGGAGCGCCGTCGTGAGATGGTTAAAGTTGCCCGCTCGAAGGGCGAAGACGCCAAGATCGCGATTCGCAATGTCCGTCGTAAGGGCATGGAAACTCTGAAGAAGATTCAGAAGGACGGCGATGCTGGCGAGGATGAGGTGCAGGCAGGCGAAAAGGAGCTGGACCAGGTCACCAAGAACTACGTCGAGCAGGTGGACTCCTTGGTTGAACGCAAGGAAGCGGAACTGATGGAGGTTTAG